One Candidatus Hydrogenedentota bacterium genomic region harbors:
- a CDS encoding MarR family transcriptional regulator, whose product MSLAKELNLDMPFKDICHEAVLNIVRTANVLTTAADQLFRQYDLTEAQFNVLFSLKYNPRHVTQTDLGKRLVVTRASITSILDKLESKDLVERIDVPDNRRIYHVALTERGHKILDELEPLYREKVHEVMEGLSERDCQTLIGLLERVRVGKTLLQENFARP is encoded by the coding sequence ATGTCCTTAGCGAAAGAACTGAATCTCGATATGCCGTTTAAAGACATTTGCCACGAGGCGGTATTAAACATCGTCAGGACGGCGAATGTGTTGACGACGGCGGCTGACCAATTGTTCCGGCAGTATGACCTGACGGAAGCGCAGTTCAACGTGCTGTTTTCGCTGAAGTACAATCCCCGCCACGTGACCCAGACGGATCTGGGCAAGCGCTTGGTGGTGACGCGGGCGAGCATCACGTCGATCCTGGACAAGTTGGAGAGCAAGGACCTGGTGGAGCGTATTGACGTGCCGGACAACCGCCGCATTTACCATGTGGCGTTGACGGAGCGCGGCCACAAGATCCTGGACGAGTTGGAACCGCTGTACCGGGAGAAGGTCCATGAAGTCATGGAAGGGCTTTCGGAGCGGGATTGTCAGACGCTAATTGGGTTGTTGGAACGGGTGCGCGTGGGAAAGACCCTGCTGCAAGAGAATTTTGCGCGCCCGTAG
- a CDS encoding type II secretion system F family protein has translation MGLFSPELTTKQLALLCKSLTVMSEGSITLERSLELLSTEHASRSVRHALVPIVDALQRGETVGNAFRSQSRRFPEFFLEMVDVGERTGSLDTVFRILTEEYEQRAELIRFYVQGAAYPAGVLIAAVIGIPILRIFLMGVAGNNGNAGAGIALFLWSKLVFYGSLFLIVMVLGHTGVLQRISWEIGSRIWVLKGITSEIALARFFRALAICLDAGLSIVPSIERAAAVTTHPKIRKGLLKAVPLVQQGMPLETALAETGLMPEMALTMVHTGEFAGKLDELLNKTAQYLYEGARHRTQMLSIAVVTLMLVIGLVLYLTSALFLRAIEVLLRLTTL, from the coding sequence TTGGGGCTATTCTCGCCAGAACTGACCACTAAGCAATTGGCATTGCTCTGTAAGTCGCTCACCGTAATGAGCGAAGGCTCAATCACGCTGGAGCGCAGCCTGGAATTGCTCTCGACCGAGCACGCTTCGCGCTCCGTTCGCCACGCACTAGTGCCAATTGTAGATGCGCTGCAGCGTGGCGAAACGGTGGGAAATGCCTTTCGTTCCCAGTCGAGGCGCTTCCCAGAATTCTTCCTGGAAATGGTCGACGTTGGCGAGCGGACCGGCAGCCTCGACACGGTATTCCGCATATTGACCGAGGAGTACGAGCAACGGGCGGAACTGATCCGATTTTACGTGCAGGGCGCGGCCTACCCGGCGGGAGTCCTCATCGCCGCAGTAATCGGCATCCCCATCCTGAGGATCTTCCTCATGGGCGTAGCCGGCAACAACGGCAACGCCGGGGCGGGAATTGCGCTCTTTCTGTGGAGCAAACTTGTGTTCTACGGCTCGCTTTTTTTGATTGTGATGGTCCTGGGCCACACAGGAGTCCTTCAGCGAATAAGCTGGGAGATAGGGTCGCGCATCTGGGTCTTGAAAGGTATTACGTCCGAAATCGCATTGGCGCGGTTCTTTCGCGCACTAGCCATCTGCCTGGACGCCGGACTGAGTATTGTGCCGAGCATCGAGCGGGCCGCGGCGGTAACGACACATCCGAAAATTCGCAAGGGGCTGCTAAAGGCCGTACCGCTTGTCCAGCAGGGCATGCCTCTTGAGACGGCGCTCGCCGAGACGGGCCTCATGCCGGAGATGGCCCTCACGATGGTCCATACGGGGGAATTCGCGGGTAAGCTCGACGAATTGCTGAACAAGACCGCACAGTACCTCTACGAAGGCGCCCGGCATAGAACCCAAATGCTCTCCATAGCAGTCGTTACGCTCATGCTCGTAATCGGTCTCGTTCTGTATCTGACCAGTGCCCTCTTCCTAAGGGCAATCGAAGTGCTTCTCAGACTAACCACGCTATGA